A genomic segment from Aegilops tauschii subsp. strangulata cultivar AL8/78 chromosome 1, Aet v6.0, whole genome shotgun sequence encodes:
- the LOC120966053 gene encoding uncharacterized protein isoform X6 has translation MFNKKHDVLPRISDFDQATMKNMISMSTDIGTSVLSFYNCKFRHDDDVCYTRRKHPECDPKINIQGAGFGNDDVCIGDDTAAVAMGVNESSPNLEVQTPLRALGPIDFAQHLQRRYPSMASHLLSILLREQNARCQREINTARANTQADMIKFVDKLMDLLSTRCICCTARGFTNCPARAVDIPTGAEVLRTPAGPKISGVRLDMSACSDGNPTLRTTRDESTSHQQEKRQRTAETTMIFLRDQIECFAKHVLQQICELFIDLPNDGSTTVFGERTNGLPGRKYVYRPGFQTGPWTRGVIPYPPTPAVKDLLVEFFATSSAHHLSRNFLVHEKPRFIRISGVTLKEQLVGDAAIDHELMSIIIRRYSQADQEADKESPYLSWRHPIEPEFSTFVLSDFDYLHTKSIQNQLCANELKYDITSSQLFFTPVPRPEGWMVVFWDMIKRFITVIDPLYTKQCPQPPTQQRDEIIAWKLHYALFHCLNEYYAGWPTSKHGWTVKFMPVSDNIVTRHETGACIIHIARQFDGEKLKLPITKHNIAKVKREALHQCMKLQGNFSSLAGDALWNLAISAPWLLKSFSLCSGRTYGSESGRPLSTIACTGVLGLSSKASF, from the exons ATGTTCAACAAGAAGCATGATGTCCTCCCTCGGATAAGTGACTTTGACCAAGCAACCATGAAAAATATGATAAGTATGTCAACTGACATTGGCACCAGCGTCCTGTCATTCTACAACTGTAAG TTCCGCCATGACGATGACGTATGCTATACTCGACGGAAGCATCCAGAATGCGATCCTAAAATCAACATCCAAGGAGCAGGCTTTGGCAATGACGACGTATGTATTGGTGATGATACGGCAGCAGTGGCAATGGGAGTGAATGAATCGTCTCCCAATCTGGAGGTGCAAACACCTCTTCGCGCCCTTGGACCAATTGATTTTGCGCAGCATCTACAAAGGCGGTACCCTAGCATG GCGTCGCATCTTCTATCTATTTTGTTGAGGGAGCAGAATGCCAGGTGCCAGCGCGAAATCAATACAGCCCGTGCTAATACCCAGGCTGACATGATCAAGTTTGTCGATAAACTCATGGATTTACTCAGCACAAGGTGCATATGCTGCACAGCTAGGGGCTTTACTAATTGCCCAGCTAGAGCTGTTGATATACCAACAG GAGCGGAGGTGTTGAGGACTCCTGCAGGTCCTAAAATTTCTGGAGTGAGACTTGATATGTCGGCATGCTCCG ATGGCAACCCCACGTTAAGGACGACGCGTGATGAATCAACATCTCACCAGCAGGAAAAGAGGCAGCGGACTGCCGAAACGACTATGATATTTCTTAGAGATCAAATTGAATGCTTTGCTAAACATGTGCTGCAACAGATTTGTGAGTTGTTCATTGATCTCCCGAATGATGGGAGCACCACTGTATTTGGGGAGAGGACGAATGGACTCCCAGGACGCAAATATGTTTATAGGCCTGGTTTCCAGACTGGCCCCTGGACAAGGGGTGTTATCCCTTACCCTCCAACGCCAGCGGTTAAGGACCTTTTAGTTGAGTTCTTTGCCACGTCATCAGCTCACCACCTGTCAAG GAACTTTCTTGTTCATGAGAAACCTCGGTTCATACGCATATCAGGGGTCACATTGAAAGAACAGCTGGTCGGGGATGCGGCAATCGACCATGAGCTCATGTCCATCATCATCCGTCGTTATTCCCAGGCGGACCAGGAAGCTGACAAGGAATCACCGTATCTCTCATGGAGGCACCCAATTGAACCTGAGTTCTCG ACTTTTGTCTTATCGGATTTCGATTATCTGCACACAAAGTCGATTCAGAACCAGCTATGTGCTAATGAGCTGAAGTATGATATTACATCATCACAGCTG TTCTTCACTCCCGTGCCTAGGCCTGAAGGTTGGATGGTGGTTTTCTGGGACATGATCAAACGGTTCATCACCGTCATCGATCCTCTATACACCAAGCAATGCCCACAGCCTCCGACACAGCAACGAGATGAGATAATTGCGTGGAAGCTTCACTATGCTCTGTTCCACTGCCTTAATGAATACTATGCTGGATGGCCAACAAGCAAACATGGTTGGACTGTGAAGTTCATGCCAGTCAGTGACAACATAGTTACTCG ACATGAAACTGGTGCTTGCATCATCCATATTGCTCGCCAATTTGATGGGGAAAAGCTCAAGTTGCCCATCACGAAG CACAACATAGCGAAAGTGAAGCGGGAAGCACTACACCAGTGCATGAAGCTCCAGGGCAACTTCTCATCACTTGCAGGAGACGCACTTTG GAATCTAGCAATCAGCGCTCCATGGTTGCTGAAATCATTTTCCCTCTGCTCTGGGAGAACATATGGATCTGAATCTGGTAGACCACTATCAACGATAGCGTGCACAGGTGTCCTTGGGCTATCTTCCAAAGCATCGTTCTGA
- the LOC120966053 gene encoding uncharacterized protein isoform X3: MLKLPAILKMNLKFSAWLMSKVSVKHRAIILLATKILKFWADDVHKVFGIPCGHRNVRGRDGFINPEAIQFIKNTLGMDKTGAHSLKAAEQFLLRDISESSSKLEKDCFQIAFVIFVMGHVLAPTTKHDYGTIDYWGALADTESISQFNWCEYVLECLMEVVRRLKNDMTAGNMSTNLVGCHLWLHVFFLDNVDLGMFNKKHDVLPRISDFDQATMKNMISMSTDIGTSVLSFYNCKFRHDDDVCYTRRKHPECDPKINIQGAGFGNDDVCIGDDTAAVAMGVNESSPNLEVQTPLRALGPIDFAQHLQRRYPSMASHLLSILLREQNARCQREINTARANTQADMIKFVDKLMDLLSTRCICCTARGFTNCPARAVDIPTGAEVLRTPAGPKISGVRLDMSACSDGNPTLRTTRDESTSHQQEKRQRTAETTMIFLRDQIECFAKHVLQQICELFIDLPNDGSTTVFGERTNGLPGRKYVYRPGFQTGPWTRGVIPYPPTPAVKDLLVEFFATSSAHHLSRNFLVHEKPRFIRISGVTLKEQLVGDAAIDHELMSIIIRRYSQADQEADKESPYLSWRHPIEPEFSTFVLSDFDYLHTKSIQNQLCANELKYDITSSQLFFTPVPRPEGWMVVFWDMIKRFITVIDPLYTKQCPQPPTQQRDEIIAWKLHYALFHCLNEYYAGWPTSKHGWTVKFMPVSDNIVTRHETGACIIHIARQFDGEKLKLPITKHNIAKVKREALHQCMKLQGNFSSLAGDALWHVLAPSDSPFDST, translated from the exons ATGCTGAAGCTCCCTGCCATACTGAAAATGAACCTTAAATTCAGTGCATGGTTAATGAGTAAAGTCAGTGTTAAGCACCGTGCTATTATACTGTTAGCCACGAAGATTCTGAAGTTTTGGGCAGATGATGTGCACAAGGTTTTCGGTATCCCATGCGGTCACCGGAATGTAAGAGGCCGTGATGGTTTTATAAACCCTGAGGCCATACAGTTCATAAAAAACACACTTGGGATGGACAAGACAGGGGCGCACAGTCTCAAGGCGGCAGAGCAATTCCTTCTCAGGGACATAAGTGAATCATCTAGCAAGCTTGAGAAGGATTGCTTTCAGATTGCATTCGTCATTTTCGTAATGGGTCATGTTTTGGCCCCAACAACCAAACATGACTATGGCACGATAGACTATTGGGGTGCACTTGCTGATACGGAAAGTATATCACAGTTCAACTGGTGCGAgtatgttcttgagtgtttgatGGAGGTAGTCCGTCGGCTAAAGAATGACATGACGGCAGGCAACATGTCTACTAATTTGGTTGGTTGCCACTTGTGGTTACAT GTGTTTTTCCTCGACAATGTTGATTTAGGGATGTTCAACAAGAAGCATGATGTCCTCCCTCGGATAAGTGACTTTGACCAAGCAACCATGAAAAATATGATAAGTATGTCAACTGACATTGGCACCAGCGTCCTGTCATTCTACAACTGTAAG TTCCGCCATGACGATGACGTATGCTATACTCGACGGAAGCATCCAGAATGCGATCCTAAAATCAACATCCAAGGAGCAGGCTTTGGCAATGACGACGTATGTATTGGTGATGATACGGCAGCAGTGGCAATGGGAGTGAATGAATCGTCTCCCAATCTGGAGGTGCAAACACCTCTTCGCGCCCTTGGACCAATTGATTTTGCGCAGCATCTACAAAGGCGGTACCCTAGCATG GCGTCGCATCTTCTATCTATTTTGTTGAGGGAGCAGAATGCCAGGTGCCAGCGCGAAATCAATACAGCCCGTGCTAATACCCAGGCTGACATGATCAAGTTTGTCGATAAACTCATGGATTTACTCAGCACAAGGTGCATATGCTGCACAGCTAGGGGCTTTACTAATTGCCCAGCTAGAGCTGTTGATATACCAACAG GAGCGGAGGTGTTGAGGACTCCTGCAGGTCCTAAAATTTCTGGAGTGAGACTTGATATGTCGGCATGCTCCG ATGGCAACCCCACGTTAAGGACGACGCGTGATGAATCAACATCTCACCAGCAGGAAAAGAGGCAGCGGACTGCCGAAACGACTATGATATTTCTTAGAGATCAAATTGAATGCTTTGCTAAACATGTGCTGCAACAGATTTGTGAGTTGTTCATTGATCTCCCGAATGATGGGAGCACCACTGTATTTGGGGAGAGGACGAATGGACTCCCAGGACGCAAATATGTTTATAGGCCTGGTTTCCAGACTGGCCCCTGGACAAGGGGTGTTATCCCTTACCCTCCAACGCCAGCGGTTAAGGACCTTTTAGTTGAGTTCTTTGCCACGTCATCAGCTCACCACCTGTCAAG GAACTTTCTTGTTCATGAGAAACCTCGGTTCATACGCATATCAGGGGTCACATTGAAAGAACAGCTGGTCGGGGATGCGGCAATCGACCATGAGCTCATGTCCATCATCATCCGTCGTTATTCCCAGGCGGACCAGGAAGCTGACAAGGAATCACCGTATCTCTCATGGAGGCACCCAATTGAACCTGAGTTCTCG ACTTTTGTCTTATCGGATTTCGATTATCTGCACACAAAGTCGATTCAGAACCAGCTATGTGCTAATGAGCTGAAGTATGATATTACATCATCACAGCTG TTCTTCACTCCCGTGCCTAGGCCTGAAGGTTGGATGGTGGTTTTCTGGGACATGATCAAACGGTTCATCACCGTCATCGATCCTCTATACACCAAGCAATGCCCACAGCCTCCGACACAGCAACGAGATGAGATAATTGCGTGGAAGCTTCACTATGCTCTGTTCCACTGCCTTAATGAATACTATGCTGGATGGCCAACAAGCAAACATGGTTGGACTGTGAAGTTCATGCCAGTCAGTGACAACATAGTTACTCG ACATGAAACTGGTGCTTGCATCATCCATATTGCTCGCCAATTTGATGGGGAAAAGCTCAAGTTGCCCATCACGAAG CACAACATAGCGAAAGTGAAGCGGGAAGCACTACACCAGTGCATGAAGCTCCAGGGCAACTTCTCATCACTTGCAGGAGACGCACTTTGGCATGTCCTCGCTCCATCAGACTCTCCTTTCGACTCCACTTGA